The following proteins come from a genomic window of Asterias amurensis chromosome 15, ASM3211899v1:
- the LOC139948369 gene encoding G-protein coupled receptor 83-like encodes MEGNGLAGEASSNDPWFVRNETVIDSRPQEVVHGERTVMAISLTILAVIFVLGSVGNIMVCLVISMYSQMRTVFNILVLNLAVIDLFLCVIVAPTYAARIIFDIIGVQADDDDGITVVCHISAFTHYVCTAQSLMTMIQMGIIRVVAVCMSSKRRRFRISKIVPCVLIALNYVASLTYAAFAYTRGTYTLCLDLKMRASVAHRLSSLATLVIILILISMCYIWIFISTRKQSASNAAVHPEFSKVQRPNRFDVATAKTLLLVVGTYVVGYIPYVVFISLWAAGLVEDNARYMTIFPALTSLCSVANPIIYTHNSAVFRRQLRRLLRRVCPPYKTDISPPGPLPAR; translated from the coding sequence ATGGAGGGAAATGGTTTGGCGGGGGAAGCGAGCTCTAATGACCCATGGTTTGTCAGGAACGAGACCGTCATCGATTCCCGGCCCCAAGAGGTAGTTCACGGTGAAAGGACGGTGATGGCGATCAGCCTGACAATCCTCGCCGTCATTTTCGTTCTGGGCTCGGTAGGCAACATCATGGTCTGCCTGGTCATCTCGATGTACTCTCAGATGCGGACTGTGTTTAACATTCTCGTGCTCAACTTGGCCGTTATTGATCTCTTCCTCTGTGTCATTGTTGCACCTACTTATGCCGCACGCATCATCTTTGACATTATTGGGGTCCAAGCCGACGACGACGATGGCATCACCGTCGTGTGTCACATTTCGGCATTCACTCACTACGTATGCACTGCACAGTCACTCATGACAATGATACAAATGGGAATCATTCGTGTCGTTGCCGTGTGTATGTCATCCAAACGACGCCGATTCCGCATTAGCAAAATCGTCCCATGTGTTTTAATAGCTCTAAACTACGTCGCGTCTTTGACTTATGCAGCATTCGCTTACACTAGAGGAACTTATACACTATGCCTGGACCTGAAAATGAGAGCGAGTGTTGCTCATCGCCTCAGCAGTTTGGCAACGCTGGTTATTATTCTAATCCTTATAAGCATGTGCTACATCTGGATTTTCATAAGTACACGTAAACAGAGTGCATCTAACGCTGCGGTTCATCCTGAATTTAGCAAAGTTCAACGGCCGAACCGCTTCGACGTAGCCACCGCCAAGACCCTCCTCCTTGTCGTGGGGACTTATGTCGTCGGTTACATTCCCTATGTGGTTTTTATCAGTCTTTGGGCGGCGGGTTTGGTTGAGGACAACGCCAGATATATGACAATCTTCCCGGCCCTGACGTCGTTGTGCAGCGTGGCCAACCCCATCATCTACACCCACAACTCGGCAGTGTTCCGAAGACAACTCCGACGTTTGTTGAGACGGGTCTGTCCCCCGTACAAGACAGATATCTCCCCACCCGGACCGCTGCCAGCGAGGTAG
- the LOC139948514 gene encoding prolactin-releasing peptide receptor-like: MEEDELFGKTESISSDNWTDVTTNHTGLTPITSLELTMMAITLTILAVIFIMGTVGNIMVCLVISMYAQMRTVFNILVLNLAVSDLFLCVIAAPAYAARIIFEIVGVPADDDDGITVVCHISAFTNYVCTAQSLMTMTQMGIIRVVAVCMSSKRRRFRISKIIPCVIIALNYVASLTYAAFAYTRGTYTLCLDLKIRASVAHRLSSLAMLVGILILISMCYIWIFISTRKQSASNAAVHPEFSKVQRPNRFDVATAKALLLVVGTYVVCYIPYVVFISLWAAGLVEDNARHMTIFPALTSLCSVANPIIYTHNSAVSRRQLRRLLETG; this comes from the coding sequence ATGGAAGAGGACGAGTTGTTTGGAAAAACAGAAAGCATAAGTAGTGACAACTGGACTGATGTCACAACCAATCACACGGGACTCACACCGATTACCAGCCTGGAGCTAACAATGATGGCGATCACTCTGACAATCCTCGCCGTCATTTTCATTATGGGCACGGTTGGCAACATCATGGTCTGCCTGGTCATCTCGATGTACGCTCAGATGCGGACGGTGTTTAACATTCTCGTGCTCAACTTGGCCGTTAGTGATCTCTTCCTTTGTGTCATTGCTGCTCCTGCTTATGCCGCACGCATCATCTTTGAAATTGTTGGGGTCCCAGCCGACGACGACGATGGCATCACCGTCGTGTGTCACATTTCGGCATTCACTAACTACGTGTGCACTGCACAGTCACTCATGACCATGACACAAATGGGGATCATTCGTGTCGTTGCCGTGTGTATGTCATCAAAACGACGCCGATTCCGCATTAGCAAAATTATCCCATGTGTTATAATAGCTTTAAACTACGTCGCGTCTTTGACTTATGCAGCATTCGCTTACACTAGAGGAACTTATACACTATGCCTGGACCTGAAAATAAGAGCGAGTGTTGCTCATCGCCTCAGCAGTTTGGCAATGCTGGTTGGTATTCTAATCCTTATAAGCATGTGCTACATCTGGATTTTCATAAGTACACGTAAACAGAGTGCATCTAACGCTGCGGTTCATCCTGAATTTAGCAAAGTTCAACGGCCGAACCGCTTCGACGTAGCCACCGCCAAGGCCCTCCTCCTTGTCGTGGGGACTTATGTCGTCTGTTACATTCCCTATGTGGTTTTTATCAGTCTTTGGGCGGCGGGTTTAGTTGAGGACAACGCCAGACATATGACAATCTTCCCGGCCCTGACTTCGTTGTGCAGCGTGGCCAACCCCATCATCTACACCCATAACTCGGCAGTGTCCCGAAGACAACTCCGACGTTTGTTGGAGACCGGGTAA